The genome window CTTCCACGGGCCGGAATCCTCAGACCGGTGCGACCATTCAGATTCCGGCGTCCAACCAGCCGAAGTTCAAGGCCGGTAAGGCGCTGAAGGACGCGGTCAACTAAGACCGTTCCAGTCCTTGGAATTGAAAGCCGGCCGTCCGATTGGGCGGCCGGTTTTTCTATGCGCAAATGCTGTCGCAGGGGCGATTACGGATTTGAACCATCGGGCGTCACGGGGTATAGACCGCCTTGGAATGGGCGGTTAGCTCAGCTGGGAGAGCATCTCGTTTACACCGAGAGGGTCGGCGGTTCGATCCCGTCACCGCCCACCATTCCCCCTTTTCACCGTATATCCTCCCTGAGTTGCGCGCCTTTGTGGCCCGGTGGTTACTCCTCGATGTAGTCCAGGAGGTCGCCTGGCTGGCAGTTCAACTCCCGGCAGATTGCGGCCAGTGTTTCGAACCGTACGCCTTTCACCTTACCGGACTTGAGCAGCGACAGATTTTGCTCACTGATGCCGATTCGCGCAGCGAGCTCGCGGGATTTCATTTTCCTTTGCGCCAGGACGACATCCAGGCGAACCACGATGCCGGATGTCATATGAACTCCCGGTTTTCCTTGTCGATCCGAACGGCCTCCAGCAGAACCCAGCTCAGGACAAGAAGCAGGCCGCTCAATGCGAGCGAGATCAGCTCGCCGGACCCGATTGAAATGGTCAGGGCTCTTTGGCCCGGTCCCAGGTGATACGTTGCGAACACCGATGCGGCGGCGCCGGCAATCGGTTGCAGTATTGTGTGAAGCAGCAGGGTCACTGCGAAGAAACGCAGACTGGAAATCGGTGCTTCACTGAATACCTCGCCGCGGCCGAAACACCGGAACATGGTCCGCAATCGCCACAGACCGGCGCACAGGACCGCAGCAGGAACCGCGAGGGCCAGATAGGATCCTATCCGGTTGAGGGTCGGAACGGCTCCTAAAGCCTCCAGGTCAGACGGCAGTTCCGGGGGCAAAGCGTCGAACAAGGCGACAACAGCAGTTGGAGAGATCCAGACGACGGCCGGCAGCAGGAGGATCGTCGGAATGCCGATCAGGCAGAGAGCGGAGAGCAGCCGGCATGTTGTCCGAAGGGGAGGGGGCATTTGTCTCATGATCATCTCATTTGTGAAAAACTTAAAATAAAACATTAAAGAATTGTCGATCTGTCAATTACAATTGTCTGCGGGGAGATATTCGCAGCACGACAGGGTCGTCAGCGATTCGCTCAGTGTTTGAGACGCATGCGGGCGCGGGACGGTCTACGACACCCGGTGCATCATTGATTGGAAAGGGAGGTCGCCCCGACGGAAACCGGGGCGATACGATCTCGTCGTACCGCCCCGTCTCAGTTTCCTACCAGCGTGACGACGACGGGGATGGAACCCTGTTGGGGATCTTCCCCGACTTGCCGCGTTTGCCGCGTTTTGGATCGAGATAGGCCGTGATGAAGTCAGTGTGCTTTTTCAGGCCGTTACGGGCGCTACGATCGATTCGGTCCATCAGTTGCGTGTCGCAGGGACGTGCCGACGGTGGCGGCGTGCGCAATCCCGGTGGCGCCCATTCCATGCCATAGAGAATGAACTCGAAATTGATGTGCGAGAACAGCTGTTGCTGGTCCGTGAAGTCCAGACGGCTGGGTGGTTTCTCGGCCCAGCGTTCGAGCAGAGCGGCAAGGCTGTCGGTCGTATGCTCGCGCTTGCGGACTTCCTTCCAGAAGGGTGTATCGTCCCGCTGGTTCAGGATGTAGTGCAGGTTGATGAAATCCAGGCATTCCGTATAGCGATCGCGCATGCGCTCGTTATAGATCGCCCGGGAGTGCTCCATCGACCCGAGGCGCGGGAAGAGTTCGCACAGGTAGTCGACGCCTTCTTCGACGAAGAACAGGCCGGTCGATTCGAGGGGTTCCAGGAACCCGGCCGACAGTCCGATTGCGACGACATTGTTCTTCCAGGCTTGTTCGACGCGCCCGGTGGTGAATTTCAGGCGGCGTGCCGAAATCTGGTCGGAATGGGGTCCTTCATGTGCCCGCAGTTCCGATTCGGCCTCGTCGTCCGATATGAACTGGCTTGAATAGACGTAGCCTGTGCCGCGGCGGTTCTGCAGTCCGATATCCCAGAC of Alphaproteobacteria bacterium contains these proteins:
- a CDS encoding helix-turn-helix transcriptional regulator; this translates as MTSGIVVRLDVVLAQRKMKSRELAARIGISEQNLSLLKSGKVKGVRFETLAAICRELNCQPGDLLDYIEE
- a CDS encoding DUF2975 domain-containing protein, producing MRQMPPPLRTTCRLLSALCLIGIPTILLLPAVVWISPTAVVALFDALPPELPSDLEALGAVPTLNRIGSYLALAVPAAVLCAGLWRLRTMFRCFGRGEVFSEAPISSLRFFAVTLLLHTILQPIAGAAASVFATYHLGPGQRALTISIGSGELISLALSGLLLVLSWVLLEAVRIDKENREFI